The Nothobranchius furzeri strain GRZ-AD chromosome 6, NfurGRZ-RIMD1, whole genome shotgun sequence genome includes a region encoding these proteins:
- the LOC129157040 gene encoding zinc finger BED domain-containing protein 5-like yields the protein MAQNKKKCRQYNVDYLRYGFIPSPTNPQLPMCLLCEQVFSNKAMKPSRLKEHLPKMHPDKASKELNYFQVIKERHSKRVGETLVLPAVKEAVSTVMEQDSSAVVNAIPLSNDTVARRIKEMSVDTEEQLSATLRVNCFSIQLDETTTGDNNALLMAYVRYLSDCGVTEEFLFGKYLITDTRGQTIFSALEEYFQEKSIPFSNLLACATDGAPAMVGRYRGFIALLKERAPDILTVHCILHRHNLVAKNISPQLHKSLDFAVKSINKIKAHALNDRLFRQLCSENDEMFERLLLHTEVRWLSRGNCLSRLCELFATVLEFLGTKDVDLRNNLFSSQCDIFYLADLFEKMNEVTLKLQGNGVTLVHSKTTICSFLVKMDLYRETVGRRQFNHFPRLATVSSKLTDEELLCYTEHLRMIKADMELRFRDLQNLQVPYWILEPFQVDVFEKEPIIQEHLIDLQNDEEAQATFHTSGWQGFSQVLYMQSKYRNRLNLIASGALRLKLSSLNPSTKTLAANHQGQGSH from the exons atggctcagaataaaaagaagtgtCGACAGTACAATGTGGATTACCTTCGGTATGGATTTATtccttcacccacgaatccacaactccccatgtgcctgctttgtgaacaagttttttcaaacaaagcaatgaaaccctcccggcttaaggagcacttgcccaaaatgcatccagacaaagCTTCAAAGGAACTGAACTATTTTCAGGTAATTAAAGAGAGACACTCTAAGAGAG TTGGGGAAACGCTAGTGCTTCCAGCAGTGAAAGAGGCTGTCTCTACAGTCATGGAACAGGACTCGTCAGCAGTGGTAAACGCAATTCCACTTAGCAATGACACTGTGGCGCGAAGGATAAAAGAAATGTCAGTTGATACTGAGGAGCAGCTCAGCGCCACGCTCCGTGTCAATTGTTTCAGCATTCAGCTGGATGAGACCACAACAGGGGACAACAATGCTTTGTTAATGGCTTATGTACGTTATCTATCAGACTGTGGAGTGACCGAGGAGTTTTTGTTTGGAAAATATCTCATAACTGACACACGAGGGCAGACTATTTTCAGCGCGCTGGAAGAATATTTTCAGGAGAAGTCTATACCTTTCAGCAACCTTCTTGCTTGTGCCACAGATGGTGCTCCCGCCATGGTGGGCAGGTACAGAGGCTTCATTGCTCTTCTGAAAGAGCGTGCGCCAGACATTCTTACTGTTCACTGTATTCTTCACCGTCACAACCTGGTGGCTAAAAACATCAGCCCTCAACTTCACAAGTCGCTGGATTTTGCAGTTAAGTCTATTAACAAAATCAAAGCCCACGCGCTAAATGACCGGCTCTTCAGACAGCTCTGCAGTGAAAATGATGAGATGTTTGAGCGCTTGCTGCTGCACACGGAGGTTCGCTGGCTGTCCAGAGGAAACTGCCTGTCTCGTCTTTGTGAGCTCTTTGCCACAGTTTTGGAGTTTCTTGGGACCAAAGATGTAGATCTCAGGAATAACTTGTTTTCCAGCCAATGTGACATTTTCTACCTTGCTGACCTTTTCGAAAAAATGAACGAGGTGACCCTCAAGCTCCAGGGAAATGGGGTGACACTGGTCCACTCTAAAACCACCATCTGCAGTTTTCTTGTCAAGATGGACCTGTACAGAGAGACTGTAGGCCGCCGGCAGTTTAACCACTTCCCTCGTCTGGCCACG GTGTCAAGCAAGTTGACTGATGAGGAACTGCTGTGTTACACCGAGCACTTACGGATGATCAAAGCTGACATGGAGCTCCGCTTCAGGGACCTTCAGAACCTGCAAGTGCCTTACTGGATTCTGGAGCCTTTTCAGGTGGATGTATTTGAAAAGGAACCCATAATCCAGGAGCATCTCATTGACTTACAAAATGATGAGGAGGCACAAGCTACATTTCACACATCTGGCTGGCAA GGATTCAGCCAGGTACTGTACATGCAATCAAAATACCGAAACCGGCTAAATCTGATAGCCTCAGGTGCACTACGGCTCAAGCTATCGTCTCTCAATCCATCCACAAAAACACTTGCAGCAAATCACCAGGGACAAGGGTCTCACTAA